The following proteins are encoded in a genomic region of Coregonus clupeaformis isolate EN_2021a unplaced genomic scaffold, ASM2061545v1 scaf0168, whole genome shotgun sequence:
- the LOC123483953 gene encoding ferritin, heavy subunit-like, translating into MTSQVRQNFHPDCEAAINRQINLELYASYVYLSMAYYFDRDDQALHNFAKFFKNQSHEEREHAEKLMKVQNQRGGRIFLQDIRKPEKDEWDSGVAALEGALQLEKSVNQSLLDLHTVCSKHNDPHMCDFIETHYLDEQVKSIKELGDWVTNLRRMGAPQNGMAEYLFDKHTLGKESA; encoded by the exons ATGACTTCTCAGGTGAGACAGAACTTCCATCCGGACTGTGAGGCTGCCATCAACCGGCAGATCAACCTGGAGCTGTACGCTTCATATGTCTACCTGTCCATG GCGTACTACTTTGATCGTGATGACCAGGCCCTGCACAACTTTGCCAAGTTTTTCAAGAACCAGTCCCACGAAGAGCGTGAGCATGCTGAGAAGCTGATGAAAGTTCAGAaccagaggggagggaggatctTCCTGCAGGACATCAGG AAACCAGAGAAGGATGAGTGGGATAGTGGTGTGGCGGCCCTTGAGGGTGCCCTGCAGCTGGAGAAGAGTGTGAACCAGTCCCTGCTGGACCTGCACACGGTCTGCTCTAAACACAACGACCCACAC ATGTGTGACTTCATTGAGACACACTACCTGGACGAGCAGGTGAAGTCCATAAAGGAGCTGGGTGACTGGGTGACCAACCTCCGCCGCATGGGTGCCCCCCAGAACGGCATGGCCGAGTACCTGTTTGACAAACACACTTTGGGgaaggagagcgcatag